AGTTAACTCATTTGACACGTTAACAGATAAAACCTAATCCAACAACTTTTTAAGGACATGGGATGCTTTTAAAATAGTCACCAAAAGTGAAGAGCTTCATAACTGGATGGTGAAATTTCACATAAGAATCCTAAGAAACTAAGTGAGATATGTAGCTCAAACAGTCAAACTAGGTCCTGGTCAAGGTCAAAGTCAAAGCCAAATTCACCTGGTGGTCAAAGGGGTCTGTTTTGTTATGAAGATATTTGATTGCAGTGTTTCTATTTTAACTTTTGTTTGTGATTTTGCTGGATCTCTTAACTTAAAACTAGGAGAATCTTGTTTTTACCATGTGATTTTGTAACCAACTCATGTTatttaaagatattttttttatgtttttatttattttctgtgTTAACCATTGATATAATTATATTACAGGACGCATGATTTTTGTTTGACTTTTCAAGAAAATGAGAGTCAGCGTAAAAAGTAGAAATAGAGATTGTATAGTTTGAAAGTTGGATGACTCTGAAGGTAATTAGTTTAATATCATTAAGTCATAATATTCGAATGAGTTGGATAAGAATAAGTAAAAACTAGGGGTTTTCAGCCCGCGGGTTGCGGCGGGATAACAAACGGAACAAGTTCGCTGTTTCATAAAAATAAGTTAACAAGTTCCTGTTTCATGTTAAAAACTAATAGAAGTTCGCTGTTTTGTATTAAAAAGTGAATGAACTTCGCTGTTTGATGCTGAAAAGTAACTGAACTTCGCTGTTTGATTTTTAAAAGTATATGATCTTCGCTGAAAACTATTAGAAATGTTGTTTATGATCTTTCGAATTGTGAATTTGATGTGAATATATCAGTAGTGTATTTAGTTACCAATGTTTTAGATACCAAAAACTCTAAACCAGTTTTAAACGGCCCGGTTCCagttctcatttctggaaaattTATTCATTCTCTTTATTGTATATAATAACAACTTTTGTCAAACTCATTTCTAGCATCATGGAAGTTGAAGAAGAAAGCGATTTCTCGGATAGGGATTTGACAGGTGAATCTGAAAGCGATTTCTCAGATATGGATTTGACAGCACACAAAACAAAAACACCAAAGAGGGGGTTGACCAGGTTACCAAAAATGCGTACAACATTTACAAACTCGGGTGGAAAAAAACACAAAGTTACATTTGATGAATTGGGGAAGTTTTCTGGGGAATATAGATCAGAATTTTCAAGTTTATTGGGAGACCTAGTAAGAGAATATGTCGGATTTAGGTTTTTAGCATGGAAAACAGTGCCAACAGAAGTAAAGGATAAATTGTGGGAGGAAATAACGGTTAATTCTTTTCTCTTAATTATAAATGTATTTTTACATTTTTATGTGACTAACATACAACTTGTATTATATATTGCAGCGTTTTTATGACATTGATGCATGTCGTAGGCATTTTGTAATGAATCAGCTTGGTGACCTGCTTCGAAATTTTAGAAGAAAAGTGTATGCGGGATACATAGTACCTAACTTAGGTAAACCAAAGAAACTTGCACGAATTCCTAAGAAGTATCGTTCAATGGTGGAGCAAATAGACTGGGACAAGTTCGTAACATATACACAATCAGACAAGTTTAAGGTTTTAATCTTTTATTCTAATGTTCatcattattttattttaaatataattttaaacTCTAATGAAATAATTACAAATAAGATTTTAATCTTTTATTCTAATGTTCatcattattttattttaaatataattttaaacTCTAATGAAATAATTACAAATTTTGTTGTAAGGATGTGTTAAATAAGACAAAAAGACCACGATCAAAATACGTTTATGATCATCACTTGGGACGAGGAGGATATGCTTATCTAAGAGACAAACTGGTAACTTCATTTCTTCAAttaaagtttgttttttttttgtgcttaTAATGATTTTTTGTTTGTATGTTTGATGTGTGTGTCCGTTAGTTTTGTTGTATATATTACAAGGTACAAAATAACGAACTTTCAGTTGATGAGATCCCCTCTCGTGTTTTAATGTGGAGGAAAGCAAGGGAAAATAAAAACGGAGAATACAAGAATGTTGATGTAAAAGACATAGATAATAAAATAGTAAGTTCAACtttaaactttttggtttatttttaatTACTATAATACATGTTTATTTGTTAACAATTTCTACAGATTGACAGTGAAATGCAAATTAAAGATGGATCCATGAACCTTGATCCGGGCACGGATGCACTCACATTAGTATTTGGCAAAGAAAAAGGTGAGTATTTAAAAGGTGTTGGTTATGGAGTGACTTCTAGTAGATATTGGCAGAGTCCTCGAACAAAAGGATCATCAAAAGAACGAATTGCACAACTGGAGTTTCAACTACATAACGAGAGACTTGAGTGTGGGAAAAAAGATGAACAAATTAAGACCCTTTCGATGCAGATGGCAGAAACAAGTAACACACTTAATCAAGTTTTAGCTCACTTGGCTGCACAAGGACAAACATTACAAATATGTTCATTATCTGCAGACAAAATGTCACAAACACAAGTAAACGACTTATTTTATTAGCAAATTAATACCTTAATAGTTTTCATATATTAACCATTGTTAGCTACCATAAATAGCAACCTATTTATATAAATTTACCATGTGCATTACAATTTCAGAAATTTTCCCCGTTTTATCGAATGGTATTATCTGTATTGCTTCCTTGTTACATTTTGTAGGTAAATTCTTTGGATAAACATGATGGATCAAAGCATAAGGCCAATGCTACCGCATCTAAAATAGTGCAAAAAGAAATGGCACCAACGGTAAGTATgataatttcattatttttttataatttcccATGTAATTATTGATATTTCATAacgggtagaggatcctgtaaaaaaggcctaaagtgtgagaagggtaagaacgAATCCCAGCCATTAGaacttttgatctaatggttgagatcaatagggaccaaattgtaaaatatttttattaatttggactgatttgaaatatctagggccaatatagtcttttaaacccactagaaattaggtaatgcacatgtaacttcccccccccccccccgtcttttttaaacgtcaataactttttatacttaacttttttttaaaaaaaattacaccataataacgagcgtttttttatctttaaaatgagtaccatattgctatacttatatagagaaaaaatatgtttcgatgagatgtttagtcaatgaatggtgttatctacttgctgaatggtgttatatacttgctgaatggtttatatacttactgaatggtgttatatacttgctgaatggtgttatatacttactgaatggtgttatatacttgttgaatgctgaatggtgttatatacttgctgaatggtgttatatacttcctataattaaggtggcggttatgggaagtttttaattaattgaattaatgataaaattacttgtttacccttttcaattaatttagatctaatggctgagattctttcttacctttctcacacttttggtcttttttacaataaccttaccctttCATAACATATTTAATTGAATTGTAGGTAAAATCTATGAACAATAGTCCTGGATCAAAGGACAATACTAATGTTACCACATCTAACATATCAAGTAAAGTAGTGCAAACAGAAGTCACTTCTCATGCTAACACTTCTAAAATGGTGCAAAAAGAAATGATAACGGTAAGTGTTTGACAATTTCgtattttttatagtttttatgTGTGATTGTTGATTTTCTATAACTTAATTAATTCAATGTTTTTAGGAAAATGTGAAAACCAGAAAAAAAAGATGTTTTGTCTACGCATGAGACTTCACTTCTTAGGACATCATCATAGTTGGAATCACAAGAAAATATACATAATACACATTCAACAAATGTCCTAGAGGTATGTGTTACGAAATACATATTTATATTGATTTTAACCTTAAGATgttaatataacatatttttttgtagaaaatcaagtgtACTCTACATACTATAAATATGAACAACTGTGTGGCTTATGGTATCATTTGTCAACGGGAAAACAAAGCATTCATGGAGTTCCACTACAAGATAATTGCTATAGAGTTTCTATTGATAAAGTTGTAAAAGAAGCAGCATTTTTACCGGTAGAATCATGTGAGGTCAAAACAGTTGGGGATGCACTAAATACTTTTGTTGCTTGGCCAAAATACCTTGTCAAAACTAGCCAAAAGGTTTGTTCTTTATTAATATATGATTAATTACTCTAGCTATTGATAtttgttttcatgtttttttttttttttttgcttcagATACCAAATCTATCAAGCATTCAAGCACAAAACACTACAACTCAAGTTGCTAAAAAGCAAAAGATATGTTTTACAACGCTAGATGACATCAAAAAACAGAAAGGAGCAAGAAGAACAAGAAAAACACTTTAAACTAGTACTTATTTTATGTTTACAATCATTTCCTTTTGCAACATTTGTAGATAGTTTTTGATTAGAAGTTTAGTTTTTGGTATTATCGTGCACAGATTttggtttattaattttaatattatttggtTTTAGGTTTTCTCatgtttattattgttttttattgtaCAAAAAGTTGAAAACAAAACAACTAGTTATAGGAAAATGGCTACATAGAAACACAATATACATGTGTGGCTAAAGGTTAGCCATAAGCCACACTTAAAAGCACAAAAGTTCATGTGGCTTTACATAAACATTAGCCACACCATTGTCGTTTTATCTTTTTGTGTCACAAAATCATAGTAAACGTTATGTAAAAACAAATTATGTGTGACCAAAGATTAAACAATAGTCACACAGTAAAATTACAAATTTTCATGTGACTTTACATAATTACTAGTCACATCATCGTCTCTTTTTTTATTTTGCCGTGACGAAATGTTAGCAATTATCATGGGTAAAAAAGATTATGTGTGACCAAAGGTTAGACAATAGTCacatttaaaattacaaaatttcatGTGGCTTTACTTGATCATTAGTCACACCATCGCCATTGTGTTTATTTTGGTGTGACGAAATATTAGCAAACGCCATGGGTAAAAAATATTACGTGTGACTAAAGATTACACAATAGCCACACTTAGAAAGAACAAAAATATCATGTGGCTTTACATAACTTTTAGCCACACCATccttattttgatttttttatgtgACAGAATGATAGCTTCTGTAATACACAAAATGAATTTGTGTGGCCAAAGGTTAGATGATAGCCACACATAAAATCTTAAAGTTTTATGTGGCTTTACATAATCATTAGCCACATTATCCTTACTTTATGTGACGAAATGATAGCAAATGTCATGAGAAAAGTAAATTATAAGTGACCAAATGTTAGCCATTGCCATACTTAAAACCACAAAACTTCATGCAGCTTTACATAAACATTAGCCACACTATCATCACTTTATTACTTTTGTGTAACGGAATAATAACTTATGTCATGTGAAAAAAATGTGTGACCAAAGGTTAAACAATAGtcacacttaaaattacaaaattttatGTGTGACAAAAGGTTAGAAAATAGTCACATATAAAATTACAAAGTTGTTTTTAGTGTCTTGAAATATTTTAGCCACGCTTATAGTAAACTGAtgtgactaaataataaaacggtCACACTTACAGTGAGTTCATGTGGTCATTACTACCATTTAGTCTTACTGAATAAATGGAATGCTTAATTACAACAACTCTTTTTGCCACATTTTTTAATTGATGTGGCTATAACAAACTTTTAAGTGACCATATAATAGAAACAACCACATTTACAATAAATTCATGTGGCTGTTGttaccctttagccacacttatTGTACAGAATGTCTGATTTCCAGCAAGAGATAGTGGtacctttagccacactttaaaGTTGCTACGGCCACTAAACGTGAATGTGGCCGTATGATACCTATGATGACTTGACCTTTGGTCACACTTGAGTTgaaaaatgtcacaccctggctttgcggaagcgtggttaattttggtgtgacttcttaataccatagcttaatcataacaagctatatgaattaaaaatatgcaagatcatccattgataataaaaatattaaacattgtcttaacgggttaacacccaacaaccataactttgtctaaacattacaaatgcaaacttaaagtaaacatggttcagggactgtgacttgtccaggaaagagttacaagcctcgaaccctggatgacctcgggcctaatgcagcggaaaaacaagccataccgcgccagatcgttaattcctgaaatacatgtaagttgaaaaatcaacaataatgttgagcgagttcatgcgaaagtgagtaaacaaacctttgtatttatcaaaaatcctggtatgtagcaaataaggaaaaagagatcaccaatggtttgcaaggccattgatatgtgtgaagtgcaagtaggaagactcaaacctagcggatttatgcgtcgggcactaagtcaccccgaggtccgttcagctggacctggggctgggctcactacacccagatagatctaccgctcctgtccctcgatcctactatgaggattaatggc
This is a stretch of genomic DNA from Helianthus annuus cultivar XRQ/B chromosome 16, HanXRQr2.0-SUNRISE, whole genome shotgun sequence. It encodes these proteins:
- the LOC110919040 gene encoding uncharacterized protein LOC110919040, with amino-acid sequence MEVEEESDFSDRDLTGESESDFSDMDLTAHKTKTPKRGLTRLPKMRTTFTNSGGKKHKVTFDELGKFSGEYRSEFSSLLGDLVREYVGFRFLAWKTVPTEVKDKLWEEITRFYDIDACRRHFVMNQLGDLLRNFRRKVYAGYIVPNLGKPKKLARIPKKYRSMVEQIDWDKFVTYTQSDKFKDVLNKTKRPRSKYVYDHHLGRGGYAYLRDKLVQNNELSVDEIPSRVLMWRKARENKNGEYKNVDVKDIDNKIIDSEMQIKDGSMNLDPGTDALTLVFGKEKGEYLKGVGYGVTSSRYWQSPRTKGSSKERIAQLEFQLHNERLECGKKDEQIKTLSMQMAETSNTLNQVLAHLAAQGQTLQICSLSADKMSQTQVNSLDKHDGSKHKANATASKIVQKEMAPTVKSMNNSPGSKDNTNVTTSNISSKVVQTEVTSHANTSKMVQKEMITENVKTRKKRCFVYA